The nucleotide window CGACCTTCGTCTTGGCGGCCGCCACGGCTCGCTCGAACCACGCGCGCGCCTGCTCGAGCGACGTGTACCCCGCCACGACCTTCGCGTGCTCCTCCCAGTTCTGGTCGAACCCCTCGGGACGGAACGCGCCCTCGAGGAACCAGTCGATGGTGTGCGCGACGTGCGCCACCTGCTGGGCGGCCGTCATCATGCCCTCGGCCGGTGCGAACGTGGAGTGCGCCTCGGTGAGGTGGCGGGTGGAGCGGTTGAAGAACTCGTGGGCGGAACTCAGTTCGGCGAGGGCCTGCTGGGCGAGCGACATGATCGGACCTCCTTTGAGCACGGTCGGCCGAAATTTTCGCCTTCTGTTCGCTCGATGTCAAGCGGCATGTGACGAACGCGGGGACGAACCGGGGACGGCGACAACGGCGCCACCGCCGGGCTCACGGTGGGGCGTCAGGCCGGTGGCGGGCGCGCCTGCGCGTATACTCACCGCGGCGGGCACGCGCACCGAG belongs to Acidobacteriota bacterium and includes:
- a CDS encoding DinB family protein, with product MSLAQQALAELSSAHEFFNRSTRHLTEAHSTFAPAEGMMTAAQQVAHVAHTIDWFLEGAFRPEGFDQNWEEHAKVVAGYTSLEQARAWFERAVAAAKTKVESMSDADLLVPLPEGPIMGGAPRIAVFSALTDHTAHHRGALTVYARLNGVVPPMPYMDM